tttgattgaaaccaGGCCTAATTATGTAAAAGATTGAAACCAGGCCTATTCATGAATCATGAATCATGATTCATGATAAACCTGAGCCACAACACCGACTCAGGTGACTGATGCCTATAAACGATCTCGAGAAAAAGTTCCATCTCTTTCTACGGGAAAAAGAAAAACTTACATTGAGCAAACGGCAAACCCATCTTTGACATGGGTCGAAGGGAGAGTACGATTGTAAGAGTAGGGAAAACATTATTTCTTATTGCAGAGGATAATACGGAATATTTTTTAGTATACGATAGAAAACTCTAGAAAGGAGTAGCAGCCAAAGAACATGATTTATCTGCATTGCATATACAGTTGCCGAGGACTATAAGATGCCTCACAAAATGAAAATCACTACACGATTTGTACATTGTTTCATAAAGTTATCTAAGGCAACGCATCAAGTCTCGCAAAATGAAGACCTGGATGACTCGAGAAACAAAACGATAAATATTGCAGTGAGCAATGTCTACCACAACATACGAGCATTGAAACACCAAATTGTAAGAGGATTATCTCTTAGGCAGTCTGTCATACCTGTCCTAAAAGAAGCTTCAGCCTCAGTTCAACCGATCCTCCATTTTCTCGATAGCTTTCTCTATAGCAGGAATGTTCTTGTTGAAGGAGGACCACTGCTCAGCTGTTAAGCTAATTCCTACATGTAGAACAGAATAGCAGGGATATTATAAGGACCTGAAGCAATCAAAAGACAACACGACTCCTTTAAACATTACTTCTTATCAACACAACGCTGAAAACATCCCTAagactccgtttggtagggtgtaaaacgttttcatggaaaacgattttccctttttcaatcattttatgttgtttggtttgacaaggatgaaaaacaattttccataactcctTCAAAGATGGAGAAACCTTTTTCCATTTCAAAGGGGGGTAACCACTTTTCCACCTTTCCTCCTCAcctccctctcccttcttcccctcaatattcaccatcttctcccattttcttttaagcaaccaaacaaagaaaaactagtttggaattgtgtttttccttggaaaatgttttccatgaaaaatcaTTTTGCATGGAGCCTAAAAGTCACCCATTAGAAGCACAATGAAATAATTTTCTCGATATCACCAAGGCTGTAAACAACTTATCTTAACTTCACAGTTTCCCAAGTTTTTATAAAAACTCTGTTGATTAAGGATTTAACTTATGCATCTCCAGTACATGCTCTATGCCTTGCTTCTTTTTTATTGAATGTTTTTGAGTAAAGAAGGTTCTTAGAATCATCTTAACTTCACAGTTTCCCAACTTTTTATAAAAACTCTGTTGATTAAGGATTAACTTATGCATCTCCAGTACATGCTCTATGCCTTGCTTCTTTTTTATTGAATGTTTTTGAGTAAAGAAGGTTCTTAGAATCATTTTAACTGCAGGTACCCCTTGAtactttcaaattaaaatccatACCCCTTCAAGTtgacatttttaaaaaaaacaagcgGGTAAAAAATGAATTTGCCTGGCAAATTACAAACTTGCAAGGAAACACAACTCATAGCTCTGAGCCTCTGATAACTGTGACACCTACAGCAGTTACTCCAGATATGGTTATCATTCCCAAAACAATTGCTTTCCACCTCGTCATCTACATTTAAGTTTTTGAGAATCCCGGAGGGATTGGGAAAGATCGTGTACCTTCAAATTTGTTAGATACGAGATACCTTTTCTTAAGGAAAATTTCTCAGATATGACCTTTATAAACACACTTTTGTCAGAAAGGACCTTGTAAAAGGTGGCAAACGAGGACCTTATAAATGGTTTTGGTTGCGAGGAAGGACCTTTTGCCGGTTTCCTAGAGTTGACAAATCTCTGGCATTGACTCTCACGTGGACTGCAAGTCGCTAACCATGGCTCAACATTGGATTTGGTTTGAAAATAACCAAGGTATTAATAACCCTCTATGGATTCAATTACCTAAATTACCGCTTTATTTTTGTCCTCGAGTCGACTTTCTAAGAGACGAGAATGTAAATAGAAAACGTCGCCTGAGAAAGCCTcacgccccccccccccccccccgtttCCTTTGTACGAGAGACCAACAACTAAAGAAAGAGCTTGTATGGACTGTTATAAACAAATGAAAGTTGCACATTTAGAAACACGAACCTCTTAAGAGCTCGGTTCCATGAAGGTGATGCAGAACTATAAATGGACTCCCTAAAGGTATACCACTTAGGCAGGAAGTAAACAGACCAATAATTGTACTTAGTAACATTTCTCCCTCTGAGGCAGGACCCAGGAAAAACTATAGAATCATTGCAGAGGAAGAAGAAGCAGTAAATGACATGCTGCCCACGTTATATAACATACAGAACTACTGAATCATGACTCTTTCAATATCTGACCCACATACAGCATTTCAGATTTTGACTCAAATTCAGCATAAACATCAAAATTCAATATGCTCCTTAAAATAGATTGCTTCACCACGGACCTGCTATTTGGTTCGAGGCAAATACATTATAAACACTCGTCAAAGATAGAACACTCACAGATTCCAGTCTCATCCTAACAATGCCATCGCTGATAAAGCTTTACGGTTAAAAATCTGAAACGTATACTTAAGCGCACAGCCCCGCAAATACATATATAAACACGTAACACCATGCCATTTTCCTATttataaaattgaaaaatatgTCAAAAAATAGTTACAAGCTACATTCCTTCTGCTCTTATTTTCACCTCAAGTATTCACTTCAACAtggttatagacttatagtcCTCACAAATACTTTACACTTCATTTCAAACCAAAAACTGCAACAAGTTGTGGCAAAACTAGACAAATTGACAGGTACCCATGCCCAACACTAGTGACTCATCTCAGTAACCGGGTAGGCGGGTACAAGTATCTCTAAAACTCTGATAGTACAATTATTCACCAAAATACCAAACAATCAACAATCACTTCACTCAAAATATGCATTGTAAATTAGGGAAACTACATAATTAGCTTCAAGGAGAAGTGGAAAACACATGGAATTTGCAAATATCGAATGACAATAAAGTTCACAATTTGAAGCTAGAAGTACCAATGTACCATAGAGAAAACCCAATGCAGCAGCACATATATCTAGCCAATACAATGATGGCGGCAGGCCGGAAGTAAAATAGTAGACTCATACCTTTAGAGGTAGGAAGAAATTTTCCATCCTTCTTATAGTATTCCCTAATTGACACCAATGTCTTCCCCTTGAAATCCTGAATCGTCACTCTTCGCTTTTCAGACAACTGCATGAAAAAATCATCCAATCAAATCCAATTCTGACAAGCTAGTTACCCCAGCTCATGAACAAATACACATAACATAGACAAAATTAAACCGAAAATGACAGAACTAATCGGTAAATTAAAGCATTTCAAGCGACAATACACAAAAACCTGAAACTAGGGTTTACAAAATCACAAATTATTTCAGAAATTCAAGCTTTAAAAACAAGTATTGCAAAATCACAAATTGAATAAGTTCAAAACAGAAAAAGGAATTAAAGAACTAACTTGGCAGATGATAAGATCGCCGGCTTCGTCATACTCTTTGCCATCAGAACGTCTCTTATTACTctcttcctcctcctcttcctGTTCTTCTTCTTGTTGTACCTCTTCTACTTCGCCGCCGCCGCTACCGCCTTCAGGAGCATCGATTTGCTGCTGCTGTTGAAGGAAACCTTCAACAATCTGCCGGACAAACTTCTTACGAGAAGGTTCAGAAAGGTCTATACCGAGCTTCTCGCCGGCGAGAGTGCGGACGTTAAACTCGGTCATCTTTAGCATATCGGCGGTACGAAGGATTTCTACCACCGTCTCTTCCACCTTCTCCTTCGTCGCCGCGTCCATTTTCCACTCTCTGTAAGTCTGATGAACTGGCGTTCGTGCAGGCTGCAGCTGTGAAAGTGCAAGTTATATTCCGTTTTTGGAAGGACCGAATGAATGCGTAGGTGATTTCTTTTATATTCATGGCATTGTTTTGGTAATTCACATAGGATTGAGattgataataaaaaaattaaaaataaataaattaggtAGGTAGGAAAATCTGAAGGTACGAAGGTAGTATTTCGGGTACAGTACATACGAGTTTTAGTTTTGTAGAGCAATTTTCGGCAACAATGTTTAAAGATATCTCAAAATACGTCACATTTTCAATTAATTCTCAATCTATCGTCCACATCAGCATTGACATAAACAGAAATACTAATGTTTCCGGTTCAGCGATTAAGGAAATATCGCTAATTCAATTGGCGATCAATTTGTGATGTTGCTCATATTTATAACTAACTAAAAAAGTCTCTGGTCAAGTTTGACCAGAATTGATAACATAAGAACACCGCACCACCAAGCCTTCCTCAACTGCTTCCAACCTACTTGCAACACAGCTCATTAACCTGACCTAGCCAACAGCCACTGCAGCGCATGAAATAACCACTACAAACCGACCACTACAATAAGGGACATAAACCTACCCCCCTTCAAGCTGACAGCCACGACTGCGCCATATCTGAAACGTCACCAGCAACAACATTCAAAACAATAGTCAAAACACACAATGACATGTTGTAACCAAAACTATATTCCTAGCCAATTAGCTCATATTTCAAATCAAGCTCATCCTTGCATAATACTTCTGCTAATATCACAAAATCAGAATACTTCTGCTAATATCACAAAATCAGAATACTTCTACAGCTTGATTCGAAAACTACAGGATGAATTATTTTATCAATACAAAAGCTACTTCTTTTACCCTTTCAGTGCATTTCATATATTGTAGACTAAGCCTTGAATTTTACAACTTGTAGCAGATAAACAAAATTTAAAACCCTTCATTGTATAGACACCATCCCCGTTTGCACAGAACGACAGAAAAGGCTTAAGAAGTTATTTGAGTGAAAAAGGAATAGCAGAGGTGCAAACAACATACTCCATATGCATCTGATTGAGACAGACTTCTACCTAACATAACATTTGATCAACTATTCAAGATCATGTTCAACAcgtatcaaaagaaaaatatagtcATTGCATAAAGAAAAAACCCAGCTAGTTCATCTTGCATAAGAAAAGCAATCAAATCAAGGCACCAGGTAGTTTTTGTGAAAATAGAATACAATCTATTACGAGCTATGTAAATACATCTATTTTTTATGGGCTAGGAATTTAGATCGCAAAGTCGGTAAGTTTCAATATCATACTCTAAATTATTAAAATCCCATCACAATAGTTATTTTTGTAACATAAAAATCGGCAAAAGCTCAACATGAACTGATAAATCAAGCATATTTTTTTCAAGTATTATTTATTCGCGAGAACATATTCATTACAAAAGGCAATATATTTGTATATCTTGATTTATTGAATCACCCAAATTAAGATGGTTGTAAAGCTAATATGAGAAACCCTCAAAGAATCAACACCAAACGaaacaaaaagggaaaaaaatagcACTTGATTAATCCTACCTAGCAGGTAAAACGTACTTTCCGGTTCAAATTGAGTACCCTCCATGTTCTTATTCTCCCCAGTCCCCGATCCCCAATCCCTCCCACCCCCTCCCCCTCTTTCGCTCCCTCTCCCATTCTTTCTCCAACTCTTATCTTCAAGTATGTCGTACTCTTTATCCCTCTCTATCACCTCCTCTATCATTGTTTCAAATAGAAACTGAGAATTTATGTATTGGTATAATTATGGTTAATTCAAAAATCATGTACAAGGGGATGATTAGTTGCAGAGTTGCAATGAATACCAACAAGATTATAATTGTGCATGCTTGCCTGAAAAACACAGCCATGCTCCAATTGTAGCAGCAACATCTGTTCAGAGCATCTGTTCTGTCTCCACAAAGTATTATGTATTAACAACATCTATTTATTATGACTTCTAACTTGATGCCTCAAACTTGGAACTGATGTATAATTGTATATAAATATTACTTACCACAACAGCAAAAGAAAAAGTGAGGAGAAATGCACTTGCAAACATAATAGTCATCTCCATATGCAGTGCCAACTCCAAGAAATATACATAGTATACATTCTGA
This Spinacia oleracea cultivar Varoflay chromosome 6, BTI_SOV_V1, whole genome shotgun sequence DNA region includes the following protein-coding sequences:
- the LOC110786381 gene encoding RNA polymerase II transcriptional coactivator KELP — its product is MDAATKEKVEETVVEILRTADMLKMTEFNVRTLAGEKLGIDLSEPSRKKFVRQIVEGFLQQQQQIDAPEGGSGGGEVEEVQQEEEQEEEEEESNKRRSDGKEYDEAGDLIICQLSEKRRVTIQDFKGKTLVSIREYYKKDGKFLPTSKGISLTAEQWSSFNKNIPAIEKAIEKMEDRLN